From the Cryptomeria japonica chromosome 2, Sugi_1.0, whole genome shotgun sequence genome, one window contains:
- the LOC131034059 gene encoding peroxisomal fatty acid beta-oxidation multifunctional protein AIM1, which yields MGKMEVTMEVGMDGVALITITNPPVNALAKPILGALGEKYDEAMRRNDVRAIVVTGQGGKFSGGFDISALQDCQKTGDISSLGRVSVDLMINKIEDAKKPSVAAIQGLALGGGLELAMSCHARISTSKAQLGLPELSLGIIPGFGGTQRLPRLVGVRKAVEMMLLSKSISSDEGNKLGLIDAIVSPGELITRARTWALEIAEGRKPWIKSLERTDKLESLGEARGILRLARAQAKRTSPNLPHPQLCLDVIEEGIVSGGFAGVLKEEVGFFDIILSDTAKGLVHFFFSQRATSRVPGVTDLGLKPREIKKVAVIGGGLMGSGIATALILSNIPVILKEVNASFLQQGLNRISANLKSRVKKGVMSEEKFNKSMSLVTGVVDYANFKDVDMVIEAVIEKIPLKQEIFSDLERICRPHCVLATNTSTIDLNIIGAKTQAQDRIIGAHFFSPAHVMQLLEIIRTEKTSPQYVVDLMNLGKIIKKIPVVVGNCTGFAVNRMLFPYTQGAHLLANLGVDIYRIDRVIKTFGMPMGPFRLADLVGYGVSTEVAKMFISDFPDRTFKSPITQLMIQNKRDGEKNGKGFYLYDEKRNARPDPMVKEIIERSIKITNIMPGGKPIVLTDEEILGMIFFPFVNESCRVLDEGIAIKASDLDISSILGLGFPAYRGGIMFWADSVGAGHVYSSLQKWSESFGSFYKPCEFLEERATKGIPLSAPVAAKNSRARL from the exons ATGGGAAAAATGGAGGTGACCATGGAAGTGGGAATGGATGGCGTTGCCCTTATCACGATTACTAATCCCCCTGTCAATGCTCTCGCCAAGCCGA TCCTTGGTGCACTTGGGGAAAAGTATGACGAGGCAATGAGAAGAAATGATGTGAGGGCAATTGTTGTTACTG GGCAGGGAGGCAAATTCTCAGGTGGCTTTGATATCAGTGCTCTCCAGGATTGTCAGAAGACTG GGGACATATCTAGCCTGGGTCGTGTTTCTGTTGATTTGATGATCAATAAAATTGAAG ATGCTAAGAAGCCCTCTGTTGCTGCTATTCAAGGGCTTGCACTTGGTGGAGGGTTAGAATTAGCAATG TCTTGTCATGCTCGTATTTCAACGTCAAAAGCACAACTTGGGTTGCCAGAGCTCTCTCTTGGAATTATTCCTGGTTTTGGCG GCACCCAGCGTCTACCTCGTCTTGTAGGGGTTCGAAAGGCAGTTGAAATGATGCTT TTGTCAAAATCAATATCATCAGATGAGGGGAATAAACTTGGACTCATTGATGCAATTGTGTCTCCTGGAGAATTAATAACTAGAGCAAGAACATGGGCTTTAGAAATTGCAGAAGGACGTAAACCCTGGATAAAAAGTCTTGAGAGGACTGATAAACTAGAGTCACTTGGAGAAGCTCGTGGAATTTTGAGATTGGCAAGAGCTCAGGCAAAGAGGACTTCCCCAAATCTGCCACACCCCCAGCTATGTCTAGATGTTATTGAGGAGGGTATTGTTTCAGGAGGTTTTGCAGGAGTTCTTAAG GAAGAAGTGGGCTTTTTTGATATTATTCTCTCAGATACTGCTAAAGGCCTTGTACATTTTTTCTTTAGCCAACGAGCAACTTCTAGG GTACCTGGAGTGACCGACTTGGGGTTAAAACCAAGGGAAATTAAAAAAGTAGCTGTTATTGGTGGAGGCTTAATGGGTTCAGGCATAGCTACAGCTCTTATTCTTAGCAATATTCCTGTGATTCTGAAGGAAGTAAATGCCAGTTTTCTTCAGCAAGGTCTTAATAGAATTTCAG CAAATTTAAAGAGTCGTGTAAAGAAAGGAGTCATGTCAGAAGAAAAATTCAACAAAAGCATGTCTCTAGTAACAGGGGTGGTAGATTACGCAAATTTTAAAGATGTTGATATGGTGATAGAG GCTGTAATAGAGAAAATTCCGTTGAAGCAAGAAATATTTAGTGACTTGGAAAGAATTTGTCGTCCTCATTGTGTCTTGGCCACAAATACATCTACAATTGATCTCAATATCATTGGAGCAAAGACTCAAGCACAAGACCGTATAATAGGGGCACACTTTTTCAG TCCAGCACACGTGATGCAACTCCTTGAAATTATTCGAACAGAGAAAACATCACCTCAATATGTTGTTGACCTTATGAATCTTGGAAAGATTATAAAGAAAATACCTGTCGTGGTGGGGAATTGTACTGGTTTTGCTGTTAATCGAATGCTCTTCCCATACACTCAAGGGGCACATTTGTTGGCAAATCTAGGTGTTGATATTTACAGAATTGACAGAGTTATAAAAACTTTTGGAATGCCGATGGGTCCATTCAG ATTGGCAGATCTTGTTGGATATGGAGTATCTACGGAGGTTGCGAAAATGTTTATTTCAGACTTTCCAGATCGTACCTTCAAGTCACCTATAACACAGCTAATGATACAAAACAAACGCGATG GAGAAAAGAATGGTAAAGGCTTCTATTTATATGATGAGAAGAGGAATGCTCGTCCAGATCCCATGGTCAAGGAAATTATTGAACGGTCGATAAAAATTACAAATATAATGCCTGGTGGAAAG CCTATTGTACTTACCGATGAGGAAATACTTGGGATGATTTTCTTCCCATTTGTGAATGAGTCATGCCGTGtccttgatgaaggaatagccATTAAAGCATCAGATCTTGATATCTCTTCTATTCTTGGTCTAGGTTTCCCAGCATACAG AGGTGGGATAATGTTTTGGGCTGATTCTGTTGGTGCGGGGCACGTATACTCAAGTCTCCAGAAGTGGTCTGAATCATTTGGTAGTTTTTACAAGCCATGTGAATTTTTGGAAGAACGAGCTACAAAAGGCATTCCTTTG AGTGCACCAGTTGCTGCCAAAAATTCAAGGGCACGCCTTTAA